In a single window of the Acinetobacter sp. CS-2 genome:
- a CDS encoding transposase, whose amino-acid sequence MNPLASLAPAIKDLASTQKSSFSTTQAVWRFLNNDKISFSQLNQPIKLLACEQIKTSPHQYALIVHDWSQLQYVKHNHKVQRLQRTQVNSGYELQSSLLVDASSGLPIAPLAQTLTDASGCYSTFSEQYSERKSHLDSLAEQIKTIEQYPIEKTKVHIIDREGDSIAHLREISSHGFKWLIRAKESHRIEHQGETYKVAEAAEKVVTQQVKPIAYKGNRHMLHVGETDIRITRAAKPKRKDDSGQRVTPQPGKAVAARLIVAVVKDAQGKTVARWSLISNVSSEIDAVELTTWYYWRWTIECYFKLLKQAGHDVESWLQTTPAAILRRLLISSMACVLTWRIQRSEDEQNQKIRIFLARLSGRQQKRGKLESAPAILAGLSILLNTLQLLSEYSIDELNEIATIALGT is encoded by the coding sequence ATGAATCCTCTTGCTTCACTTGCTCCCGCAATCAAAGACCTAGCCTCTACCCAAAAGTCGAGTTTCTCAACTACACAGGCAGTTTGGCGATTCCTGAATAATGATAAAATCTCTTTTAGTCAATTAAACCAGCCGATTAAGCTTCTTGCATGCGAACAGATCAAGACATCACCGCATCAGTATGCATTAATCGTTCATGACTGGTCTCAGCTGCAGTATGTGAAGCACAATCATAAGGTTCAGCGTCTTCAAAGAACACAGGTGAATTCAGGCTATGAATTGCAAAGCAGTTTACTTGTCGATGCATCATCAGGGCTCCCGATTGCGCCATTAGCTCAGACGCTAACAGATGCATCCGGCTGTTACTCTACATTCAGTGAACAATACAGCGAGCGCAAGTCCCATTTGGACTCACTCGCAGAACAAATTAAAACGATTGAACAGTATCCGATTGAGAAAACAAAAGTCCATATCATTGACCGTGAAGGAGACTCGATTGCCCACTTGAGGGAAATCAGCAGCCATGGTTTTAAATGGTTGATCCGGGCCAAAGAAAGCCATCGGATTGAGCATCAAGGGGAAACCTACAAAGTTGCAGAAGCCGCAGAAAAAGTAGTAACTCAGCAGGTTAAGCCGATTGCTTATAAAGGAAACCGGCATATGCTGCATGTTGGAGAAACCGATATTCGGATAACGCGTGCAGCAAAGCCGAAGAGAAAAGACGATTCAGGCCAACGGGTTACTCCCCAGCCAGGCAAGGCGGTTGCAGCCAGATTAATTGTTGCTGTGGTGAAAGATGCTCAAGGTAAAACAGTCGCGAGATGGTCGCTGATCAGCAATGTTTCTTCAGAGATTGATGCGGTAGAACTAACCACCTGGTATTACTGGCGCTGGACAATTGAGTGCTATTTCAAGCTTCTCAAGCAGGCAGGCCATGACGTTGAATCATGGCTTCAGACCACACCTGCAGCGATTTTAAGACGGCTCCTGATCAGCAGTATGGCGTGTGTGCTGACTTGGCGAATACAGCGTTCTGAAGATGAACAAAATCAGAAAATTCGTATATTTCTGGCCCGTCTTTCAGGCCGACAGCAGAAGAGAGGTAAGTTGGAAAGTGCACCTGCAATATTGGCAGGACTTTCGATTTTACTGAACACTCTTCAACTGCTCTCGGAATATTCAATAGATGAACTGAATGAAATCGCAACAATTGCATTAGGTACCTAA